The sequence below is a genomic window from Paenibacillus sp. DCT19.
CCGGGTTCCCCGACCTGCCGCCACAACGACAACGCCCCACCCTTTATCCATGCCGCAATCCCTGCCTTGTCAGTCAGTTTATCGTCCGCCATATCAAATGCCGCAAGCGATATCCAATATGTGCTACGATACACTACCCATCATACCGTTTTTACTGGGCTTTTTCCAACAGTTTTGGCTTTGCAAAAATCATTCGTCCCGCGGATGTCTGAAGTACACTGGTCACCAGCACTTCCATCATCATACCAATATACTCACGTCCACCTTCTACAACGATCATCGTACCGTCATCCAAATATGCCACGCCCTGACCATGTTCCTTACCATCCTTAATGATCTGCACCATAATCTCTTCACCTGGTAACACGACCGGCTTAACCGCATTCGCCAAATCGTTGATGTTCAACACAGATACACCCTGGAGTTCACACACCTTGTTTAGGTTAAAATCATTCGTAACGACCTTGCCCTGAAGCACTTTAGCAAGCTTGACCAACTTGCTGTCCACCTCAGATATTTCTTCAAAGTCACCTTCATAAATAAGCACTTTAACGTCGAGCTCTTTCTGAATTTTATTCAGAATATCTAGTCCTCGCCGTCCTCTATTTCGTTTCAACAGGTCGGATGAATCGGCGATATGCTGTAATTCTTCCAAAACAAATTCAGGGATGACAATGGTGCCTTCGATAAATCCGGTTTTGCAAATATCTGCAATCCGTCCATCAATAATTACGCTCGTATCCAAAATCTTGTGTTCCTCTAACCGTCGCCCTTCATCTTGTTCAGGATGCCCCCATCGCCCAGACATCCAGAAGGCCGCTAGATCGTCTTTTTTGGCTAGTGCAAGCATGTACCCCGAATATGCACTAACAACCGTCAGTGCTACTTGGAGCACCTCTCCGGCTGTCCCTAACCATGTTAAGCAAGGATAGAGCAACAACGCCACAAGTAGACCTGTAACCGTACCTACTGCCCCTGCTGCTAATTCATTCATAGGCACTTTTGCCAAAGCATTGATTCCATTATGCAGTCGATCGGCGATCAGTGTGCCACCTAGATTGCATGCAGCCATAAATAATACGGCTCCCAGCGCAGTGGATACCCCAGCTCCCAAGAGCCCTGCGGATTGAATCCATTCTGCCATCCAAGGGATGGATTTGCCTGCCAGATGATATGCTGTATAGCCGAACCATGCTCCGCACAATCCTGTAAAAGTTAAAATGCCTTTTTTCCACATACGTCCCTGCACCTCCTTCATGATATTTCCAACTTCATATCCAGTATGATCCAATTCCTAAAATGCTAATCCCTTAAACAAGAACTTTTTGGAAAAGATGCAATCCTTAGTTGAAAGAAGATAAAAAATTGGCATATAATGAATTCAATTCATATCCCGAGGTGAGTAGCAAAATGAGTACGCTAAGTTTACAGGCTTTTCAGGATCAAGTTTCTGAGCTGTTATTGCGTCACCGCAGTTTGATTGATGTGCTGTCCAAAACGGGACAAGCCGGGGCTTCGGTCAACCGTGCCGTATCCAAGGCCATTACCGAATGCGGCTGCATTGAGCTGCACGCTACGAAGCAACAGTACGCCCCTGAGAGTGGTATTGCTCAGACCAAGGGTTTACTGGAGACGCATGTCGAAGGTGAATTGTGCGAGAATTGTAAAGAGGTTATCAGTTCCGAATTAGGACGCAACCTGTTTTATATGTCTGCTCTCTGCAATCTCTTGGACATCAACATGGAAGAGGTCGTGAATCACGAGTCACAGAAATGTTCGACGTTAGGGATGTTCAATTTGTCATAAACAATGCATCATCATTGCACAAAGTTGGTTGTTACCGTATAGATTGGAATAACGAGAAAAAGCACGTGACTCCGAAGTCGGAGCACACGTGCTTTTTGCATTATTCAAACACTTTATAGCATATAAGTGATCTCTGTATATTCTTTTACCGATCCGAACGAGGAGACTTCTCTTCTTTACGTTTCTTAGCTCGGTTACGGGAGGCTACTGTGCGTAAATTATGCTTCATTCCGTATAAGGCATACAGCACAAGCGGAATAAAGATTAATTTGGATAACTGTTCTGGGAAAATAACCGCTACGGCTACTGCAAAGGCAATCACCCATGGAGCAATCCAGATCGCTTTACGAGGTAGGCCTACCTTTTTGAAGTTAGGGTATTTAAGTGAGCTCACCATCAGATACGACAACAACAATGTGGCAATGATCATACTGATCGGTCCGATATCTTTGTTAAACAAGGATAACGTCGCTAGCACTCCACCCGCCGCTGGAATCGGCAGACCAGTGAAATACCCCGGAATTCCCGGGCGTACATTAAATCTAGCCAAGCGAATCGCACCACAGATGGGAAAGCTCGCTGTTGCAATCCAAGCTAGTACAGGGGAAGCATCTTGAAATGAAACCATAAACACAATCAGCGCTGGAGCAGCACCAAACGATACCATATCCGACAGAGAGTCCAGCTCCTTGCCGAATTCACTCTGGGCATTCAATGCTCGTGCCACCCGTCCGTCCAGACCATCCAGTAACATCGCGACAATAACCATAATCGCTGCTAAACTGTAGTTTCCCTCAATTGCAAGTAATATTGCCATCATTCCAAGAAACAGATTACCTAAGGTAAAGAGATTCGGAATGAATCTGGTTAACATCGTTGTTTCACCTCATCATCTTCAAGCCGTTATAGGCACACTCTTACATCTGTCTGTCGATAAACATTTGCTCCTGTAGCCGCTTCAGACCTTCCTTGATTGTGCGGGCACGCACTTCACCAATTCCATCTACTTCATCCAACTCTTCAATGGTTGCCATAATAACTTGAGGCAACTGTTCAAATTGATCCACCAGGTTATGAATGATGACATTGGGCAGACGGGGTATCTTATTTAATACCCGGAATCCACGTGGCGCAACCGAGTCCTCAGACGTCGCTGCTGATGAAGGATATCCGAGCAAACGTACAATATGATGTGCATCAAGCAGTTCATCATCCGACAATCTCTTCAGACCCACAATAATTTCGCGAATCTTGTCATCACTATCGTCGCGTGCATA
It includes:
- a CDS encoding PIN/TRAM domain-containing protein is translated as MWKKGILTFTGLCGAWFGYTAYHLAGKSIPWMAEWIQSAGLLGAGVSTALGAVLFMAACNLGGTLIADRLHNGINALAKVPMNELAAGAVGTVTGLLVALLLYPCLTWLGTAGEVLQVALTVVSAYSGYMLALAKKDDLAAFWMSGRWGHPEQDEGRRLEEHKILDTSVIIDGRIADICKTGFIEGTIVIPEFVLEELQHIADSSDLLKRNRGRRGLDILNKIQKELDVKVLIYEGDFEEISEVDSKLVKLAKVLQGKVVTNDFNLNKVCELQGVSVLNINDLANAVKPVVLPGEEIMVQIIKDGKEHGQGVAYLDDGTMIVVEGGREYIGMMMEVLVTSVLQTSAGRMIFAKPKLLEKAQ
- the pssA gene encoding CDP-diacylglycerol--serine O-phosphatidyltransferase yields the protein MLTRFIPNLFTLGNLFLGMMAILLAIEGNYSLAAIMVIVAMLLDGLDGRVARALNAQSEFGKELDSLSDMVSFGAAPALIVFMVSFQDASPVLAWIATASFPICGAIRLARFNVRPGIPGYFTGLPIPAAGGVLATLSLFNKDIGPISMIIATLLLSYLMVSSLKYPNFKKVGLPRKAIWIAPWVIAFAVAVAVIFPEQLSKLIFIPLVLYALYGMKHNLRTVASRNRAKKRKEEKSPRSDR